The DNA sequence GTCCTCGCCGTCTCAGACGGGAAGGTCTTCCACACCATCCGCAACGCCACCGGTAACTGGACGAAGTTCGGTGACATCTCCGCGGTCGCCGGCGCGATCGGCACTGTGTCCGACATCGCCACGGCCAGCGTTGCAGGCCAGCTTCAGGTCATGGCCGTGAGCTCCGGCAAGGCCAAGCACACCATCCGTGACGCCGCCGGGCAGTGGACCGTCTGGGGAGACGTCGCACAGGCCGCCGGAGCAACCGGCCCCATCAGCTCCGTCAGCATGGCGGGCGTCGGCAACGACACCCACATCGTGATCGCCACCGACAGTGGTGCCAAGCAGCACCACACGATGCGGAAGAGCACCGGCTCCTGGGACCCCTTCACCGAGCTGGTCGGCGTACTCGGCCAGATCACCACGAGGTCCGTCAGCGTGACCCACGTCGACGGTGAGCTGCAGGTTGCCGTCGTCACCACTGGCAACCAGATCCTGCACACCATCCGCCACGCCGACCGCACCTGGGCCCCCACCACGCCGGTAACCCACACCGGCATCAAGGGCAATCCCGGCAACATCACCATCACCGGCACCCTCTGAGATCACGCCGCGACGGCCTCCCCGAACAGCTTTGCCGACGGGGAGGCCCCCGGCGTGAGGGTTCCGCGGGCCCGCCGAGCTCCACGCGCGGCAGGACTTGCGGGCCCGGCCGGGCCCGCCGTCGGCGCGCACGAACCCCGATGTCGCGCACACCGGACCAGGACGCTCACCGTGACGGCACCGCTGGCCCAGATCTCCGCCCCTCCTACCGCGGCTCGCACTCCGACCACAGGGCATGGCTCTTTCAGCTCCTGCGGCCCGCACCCTCTCGAAGAAAGACGTTAGGAAGACCATGTCCCACACACGTTCGCGCACCAGGTGGACGGCCGCGGCTCTGACCATCGCCGGCACCGCCGCGCTCATGCCCGCCGGCGCGGCCCTGGCAGCCGTCGGAACCCCGGCCGCCGCAGGGCAGTACACCTACACCGCCAAGCTCTACATCGGCGACGAGCCCAACAGCCGTGCCTGCTCCGCGGTCCTCGTCCACGCGAACTGGGTCCTGACCGCGACGAGCTGTTTCGCGAAGACCCCCGGCGCGGCGGTCGTGGCGGGAAAGCCGGCGCTGAAGACCACGGCCAGGATCGGCACGACCACGCTCGATGTGGTCAATCTCGAGCCGCGCAGTGACCGTGATGTAGTGCTCGCCAGGGTGTCCAAGCCGGTCACCGGCATCACTCCCATCAAGCTCGCTGCGGCGCAGCCAGCCGTGAACGCGGCGGTGACGGCGGCCGGATTCGGGCGTACAAAGACCGCCTGGGTGCATACCAAGATCCAGACCGCCGCGTTCGGTGTCGCTTCCGCGGATGCCACGACGCTGGCTCTCACGGCCAAGGGCACCGACGCCCTTTGCCAGGGCGACTCCGGCGGCCCGCTGGTGAACAGCAAGGGCGAGCTGGTCGGCATCAACACCCGGTCATGGCAGGGCGGCTGCCTGGGCACCCCCGCCACGGAGACCCGTACCGGCGCCATCGCCTCACGCGCGGACGGCCTCCAGGCCTGGATCAGCAAGACCTCTTTCCACGCGCCGGGCGACATGACCAATGACGGCATCGGTGACCTTGCGGCGGTCTGGGGCGACGGCAGTCTGTACATCTACCCCGGCGACAAGGCCAAGGGTCTGGCCGGCACCAGCATCGCGCAGCTCGGTGGCACCACCTGGGGCTCCAAGCAGCTCACGGCCGGCGACTTCAACGGTGACGGCATCGCCGACCTCATGTCCGTCTGGACCGACGGCACCCTGCACCTGTACAAGGGTGACGGGAAGGGCAAGATCACCGACGGAGTCACCGTCGCCGAGGGCGGCAACACCTGGGCTCCGGTCAAGCAGTTCACGTCGGGCGACTTCACGGGCGACGGGATCGCCGACGTCATGGCCGTCTGGAACGACGGCACCCTGCACCTGTACAAGGGCAAGGGCGACGGCCAGCTCGAGTCCGAGGCCAAGGTGAACACCGGCGGCAGCACCTGGGGCACCGTCAAGCTGCTGCCCGGCGGCGACTTCAACGGCGACGGCATCGCCGACCTCATGGCCGTCTGGAACGACGGCACCCTCCACTACTACCCCGGTGACGGCACCGGCCAGATCGGCGACCAGGTCCCGGTCCCGCTCGGCGGCACCACCTGGGGCACGGTCAGGCACATGACCGCCGGCGACTTCAACGCCGACGGCATCGCCGACCTGATGGCCGTGTGGACCGACGGCAGCCTCCACCTCTACAAGGGCGACGGCAAGGGCAGCATCACGGACGCCGTCACCATGTTCGGCGGAACCACCTGGAAGACCATGATCCACCTCACCTGACCCACATCGCAGTAGAGGCATTCCGCTGCCGGGCCCGGGACAGTGCCCGGGCCCGGCAGCGCCACTGGCCCCCCCTCCGGATCTCGCTCAA is a window from the Streptomyces sp. NBC_01244 genome containing:
- a CDS encoding FG-GAP-like repeat-containing protein, which codes for MSHTRSRTRWTAAALTIAGTAALMPAGAALAAVGTPAAAGQYTYTAKLYIGDEPNSRACSAVLVHANWVLTATSCFAKTPGAAVVAGKPALKTTARIGTTTLDVVNLEPRSDRDVVLARVSKPVTGITPIKLAAAQPAVNAAVTAAGFGRTKTAWVHTKIQTAAFGVASADATTLALTAKGTDALCQGDSGGPLVNSKGELVGINTRSWQGGCLGTPATETRTGAIASRADGLQAWISKTSFHAPGDMTNDGIGDLAAVWGDGSLYIYPGDKAKGLAGTSIAQLGGTTWGSKQLTAGDFNGDGIADLMSVWTDGTLHLYKGDGKGKITDGVTVAEGGNTWAPVKQFTSGDFTGDGIADVMAVWNDGTLHLYKGKGDGQLESEAKVNTGGSTWGTVKLLPGGDFNGDGIADLMAVWNDGTLHYYPGDGTGQIGDQVPVPLGGTTWGTVRHMTAGDFNADGIADLMAVWTDGSLHLYKGDGKGSITDAVTMFGGTTWKTMIHLT